Proteins found in one Crassostrea angulata isolate pt1a10 chromosome 3, ASM2561291v2, whole genome shotgun sequence genomic segment:
- the LOC128176501 gene encoding zinc transporter ZIP1-like, giving the protein MEVTGVKVLVLTGLFVMTILLGLLPLKIVNYVRRRSGTNVDLHKQIAYRTTISVLNCFAAGVFLATVVLDLLPGVRESLTTALTALNAATTFPIAEFVMSFGLFLILGIEQVVLTYKESHIQNQDSVKRPLLANDSTLSRQQSLTESVRSEHSITGISDEPFQSTRKNSRAFDNSGTLSDDEAQEESHGHTHDIEFPHDHSLLRSLLLLLALALHSLFEGLAVGLQDKTDQVIQIFAALALHKSILSFSLGMNLAQSKMTLKGAVKSLLLFSISAPVGVGIGIGIIRLWDSKASNLVQGILQGIACGTFLYITFFEVLPHEFNNCDSRLLKVIFLLLGFAAVTAIVYFGH; this is encoded by the coding sequence ATGGAGGTAACAGGAGTAAAGGTGTTGGTTTTGACGGGTTTATTTGTAATGACAATACTTTTAGGACTTCttcctctgaaaatcgttaattatgttcgaAGACGCAGTGGGACTAACGTTGATTTACACAAACAAATTGCGTATAGAACAACAATAAGTGTGTTGAATTGTTTTGCCGCTGGCGTGTTTTTAGCCACGGTTGTGCTTGACCTTTTACCTGGTGTACGAGAGAGTTTGACCACTGCCCTTACTGCATTAAATGCTGCAACAACATTTCCGATCGCCGAGTTTGTTATGAGTTTTggtttatttctcattttgggaATCGAACAAGTTGTTTTGACATACAAAGAAAGTCATATTCAGAATCAAGACTCTGTTAAAAGGCCGTTGCTGGCAAATGACAGTACACTATCCAGACAACAAAGTTTGACAGAGTCTGTCAGAAGTGAGCATTCCATAACAGGGATAAGCGATGAACCTTTCCAAAGCACACGAAAGAACTCGAGAGCATTCGATAATAGTGGAACATTGTCTGATGATGAGGCTCAAGAGGAATCTCATGGACACACCCATGATATCGAGTTTCCACATGACCACTCATTGCTACGGTCTCTACTGCTGCTACTTGCTTTAGCGTTGCATTCTTTGTTTGAGGGCCTGGCTGTAGGTTTACAAGACAAAACAGACCAAGTGATCCAGATCTTTGCAGCTCTGGCTCTTCATAAAAGCATCCTTAGTTTTAGCTTGGGAATGAACCTCGCTCAGAGCAAAATGACTTTGAAAGGGGCAGTTAAGTCGTTGTTACTTTTTTCTATTTCGGCACCCGTAGGTGTTGGGATAGGCATTGGGATTATTCGATTGTGGGATTCAAAAGCGTCAAATCTTGTTCAGGGAATTCTGCAGGGAATTGCATGTGGTACATTCTTGTACATAACTTTCTTTGAAGTCCTACCTCATGAATTCAACAATTGTGACTCAAGATTATTGAAAGTGATATTTTTACTTCTTGGGTTTGCTGCAGTGACTGCCATTGTTTACTTCGGTCACTGA
- the LOC128176732 gene encoding uncharacterized protein LOC128176732, translating into MAEKQSTKFPLESKVLPNPKAQPIMSLVISNVGGPNAGQGTANKRKKAIAGILETVHPNVVLFQEFPWTGIRRHSTWKNINIPAKYEYFGHQEASILYDKNELIVKKPNLTRFVRLHEEMTRKGKLTTGFSPLGRMCILEIKTKGVPLSHFLCISWHGSHNSKKETEIINELRNLLVFIDKIANQMKLPFIIAGDFNLPYEKASAEINQHTVAIYEYTPLKRREGRLIDFYIASNTLPLADITAVDWETVEGGEGATEIFDHDPVVATLIAHVPDPLSFEKRKSTGTNKLSESEGKSRKSQSN; encoded by the coding sequence ATGGCTGAAAAACAGAGCACAAAGTTTCCTTTGGAGTCCAAAGTATTGCCAAATCCCAAAGCTCAACCAATCATGTCGCTCGTTATATCAAATGTTGGGGGTCCAAATGCGGGACAGGGAACGGCAAACAAACGGAAAAAAGCGATTGCTGGAATACTTGAAACAGTTCATCCAAACGTTGTTCTGTTTCAGGAGTTTCCTTGGACTGGAATACGGAGACACTCTACCTGGAAGAATATAAATATTCCAGCTAAATATGAGTATTTCGGCCACCAAGAAGCCagtattttatatgataaaaatgaattaattgtcAAAAAACCCAATCTTACAAGATTTGTTAGACTGCATGAAGAGATGACAAGAAAGGGAAAACTTACTACGGGATTTTCTCCTCTTGGAAGAATGTGCATATTGGAAATCAAAACCAAGGGCGTCCCTTTGTCACATTTTCTCTGTATCTCATGGCACGGTTCTCATAATTCAAAGAAGGAGACAGAAATAATAAACGAATTAAGAAATTTACTCGTCTTTATCGACAAAATTGCCAATCAAATGAAATTGCCATTTATCATTGCTGGCGATTTTAATTTACCGTATGAAAAGGCAAGCGCAGAGATCAATCAACATACCGTGGCTATTTATGAGTATACGCCCCTGAAAAGAAGAGAGGGCAGACTAATAGATTTCTACATAGCATCCAATACGCTACCCTTAGCCGACATAACGGCCGTCGACTGGGAAACAGTGGAGGGTGGAGAAGGTGCTACAGAGATATTTGATCACGATCCTGTCGTTGCCACGCTGATTGCGCACGTTCCAGATCCTTTGTCATTTGAAAAACGTAAATCCACAGGAACGAACAAATTATCAGAATCTGAGGGGAAATCGAGAAAATCACAATCGAATTAA